The genomic region CAGCACGGCGGCCAGAGTGGCCTGTACTTAGGAAAGGGTGAACCCAGAAAACAGTATTTATGCCGTCatgaggggtgggggcaggggctGCTATGGAGACCAGAGACCACCCCCCGGCAGCGGATGACAGGAGAGTaatgacaaaaagaaaagatcTGCCCAATAACTCCACATCACAAATTATAACTCCAAAATAAATATGGCATACAAGACCCTTAACGCAAACAAAACAAGCCTAAGCAGAAACTCAAATAAAAATAGAACAATATAAACACagctcgcccccccccccccccccacccccacccactctTTAGACATGGAGAAGTATCTACAGGGTGGCCTGAAGGGTCAGTTcaggtgaactttgaccccttGCCAATCCTTGTGTGAAGTACAGACCCATGTGAAATCAGACCGACCCTGTGACCAGTCCGGGCtcgggctcacacacacacacaccctctccataGAGGCGGTACGGCCCATCAGAACACAGTCCGTTCACGCTGCGCAAAACAAGGATCGGGgaaaaacaatgacaaacaataacaacaaaaagaaagaaagcacaaCAACCTTGTGAGAGTCTCGTGACGTGACAAGGCCCCAAGCATCTGAAATGAGCATCTTAAAACTattaagactttttttttcctttatgaACAGTCCAGTGATCGAAAACAAATGGCCGACCACAAAGCAACGTAAGTTACCGTCACAAACGCCATCACCATGGTGACGCTGCTCCCACCGGATGGCACCCTGGCCAGTGTGGTGGGGGTCACGACCCCATTACTCCCCACCAGCGGAGTTAGTCTTTATTGTCGTTATTTTCGGTCTGAACGTTGGTTTTATGTGGGAAGACCAGAGGCGGAGACATTGAAGAGGGCAAAATCCTGTCATCGTGATTGGCAGCTGTCCAAGCCAATGGAGGGTGgctttattaaaaaaatgtccACTCCGGGCTCTCGATTCACGATTCAGTTGGTTGGGTTTGGGAAAAGACAAGGGTAAAAGCGGGAccgggacagacacacacacacacacacacacacaccccagttcCGAAGGGAGGGGAGCTCTCCTGACTCCGATCTGAAGAGCGGCAAGCAAAGGTCACATGAGAACAGATGTCGTTACAGTCTttagtcatttatttatttatttctttcatCAGTTTTCCATTTTAAATCCTTTTCTCAGACTTCTCCTTGATCATCTTTttgtcatgtcttttttgtcattgtattttttttttcatcattatttcattttattccagtagaaaaaaaaacccataacAACAATATTCATATCCCAAGGTGTGGGAGGGACCATGATGACCGATGGAAACGGTTGCgctcccaaacaaaacaaacaaacacaaaaaaaatcatctaaATAAATGTGGGTGGGACTGGAGCAACGCCCCGCCCCTTCAACGTGTAGCCCCTCCCTGCTCAAGAACAGAGGGGATGGGCAAGCGAATCAGTGCAGCCTCAGAAGCTCGTCACTAGCTCTGTTTGAGGGTGCAGCCAACATCTGAGGAGCGCAAAGGATTGTGGGATGGTGGAGGACTGTGCTTACAATAATGTCAagctgaagagaggaggagatcatGACATCATTTCCTGATGAGGCGGAGAGAGCGGAGGAGATGAAGGACGCGAgctgaggggtgggtggggggggctggggggctgtgaagaagaagatgatgaagatgatgaagtcAGGGATTATTTCCAGGTGTTGGCGGTCTGGGAGAGGGTTCTGGATGGGAGCATGTCCAGCAGGTACTCTCTCTGACGCTCCACggccgaggaagaggaagaggtctTGTGTACCGACAGGCTGGGGTTCACGTAGGCCATGGTGACgcctggagagacacacacacacaaaagacaaaagacaaagtCACTGACATGATGGCTCGTAGCCATGCTATTAAGCTGTCTTATTATGGAGTGCCATAGACCACAGCACGCGTGTATGTTCCTGAAGTGAACCCTTACcttgggagaacacacacagtcaattcATTTGAATGATCAGCTCCAGTCGCTCACGCAGAATTACTTTCACAAAGCACTTTAATACTGAGGTTTAAAGCAGTGCACCAACACATGGTCTAAGAACCATCTGTGGCCTAACGCAAACACAACCATGCATGCAtgctcaaatacacacagacagacagacagacagacagacagacagacagacagactgcaccAGTCTCATTCGCATGCTTCAGTAGTATTCTGAAGGGAGACACCGTTGCTCATgcaggaggagggaaggggaacTGCAGACTCAGAGCCAGACCAGAGCCGGGTCAGAGCCAGACCAGAGCCGGGTCTGAGCCAGACCAGAGCCGGGTCTGAGCCAGAGCCGTCCGAGTCGGCCGCCCCctagaggggaggggaggggagggagggagggagggagggagggagggggagcagCGTGAAAAAGCCCAGCATGAGTCAGAGGAAAAAGGGTTGCCATGACGCTCCATCTTCACGTCACGTCTCGGACTCTGACGCCTGGGATTTCAGTTGTGCTTGATTTTGACCGTTCTGATTTTGATAGCTCTGATTTTataccaccattctgactacgAATCATTTTTCTTACGCATCGGGGTGAAACTgagggcaggggtgtgtgtgtgtgtgtgtgtgtgtgtgtgtgcgtgtgtgcgtgagatcAGCGGGGCATTTGTGGGAAGCTAAGAGAGAAAAAGCCCTTGTGGCCTGTAAAGCTGGAGCCCACCACCACTTCAGAGGCCAGAAGCCAAAGGTCATCTCTATGCGAGGGGATCTGAAGGCCAAAGGTCATCTCTATGCGAGGGGATCTGAAGGCCAAAGGTCATCTCTATGCGGGGGGGATctgaaggtcagaggtcatctctATGCGAGGGGATCTGAAGGCCAACTCccaacagagagcagagagccctcAGCCAGACATCAGAGACATCTCAGCCAGACATCTGAGGTCGTTAACAACATGGCCAAGCCTTCCTTTCACTAGCTGCGTTTCCACTACCGGGCCATACCGGTGTATTGTATTTGTACTGAAATATGTTGGGATTTGAGATCCACCGTCTCTTGGATTACACACCAGGATTACAGACACCTGGATTACAGACACCAGGATTACAGACATCTGGATTAAAATTGTGTTGGTCGTTCTCCCCTACTTGATCAAAAATCTGCCTACTTGCACATTTTAATTAGCCCAGATATCAGGAAGGGCCCTGATTTCAAATGCTGACCTGCTccaaccattttttttaaagatctgTTAAGGTTACTTGGTAGCGTGTATGTTATTCGATAGTGATATCAATAGTATTTATTCTTGTTTTGGTGCTGAAACTCTCTTACCTGCCTCCGCTAACCCTTCCTTTCACCTTGACTGCCGCACGCACCCGTTAGCCCTGTTTGCCCCAAAGGTAACTGGTGGGCCAAAAGCCCCTGGCTGTCACCGTGGAAACCCAGAGGAGGCAGGCTCAAGACCCGGAAGTGACAGTGGAAACACTCTAGCTCACCTCAGTTGGCCGATAGTGGAAACGCAGCGATGAAGGGCTGACCTAGAGATTGGAaccattgtgtctgtgtctgtgaatgaccactagagggcactaGAGGGCCCTGGAGACCAGGGGCAAGCAGGGTCTACCCTCTCCAGACTGTCCACAGAgggcaaagagagaaacagattttactaaagaaaaagtaaaaaaaagattaaatatAAAAGATTGAAAGCAGGAGATGGGAAAAATTACAAAtgtgtaacaaaacaaaaaaacaagaaaaagcaaagagcaaaaaaaaaaaaaaaaaaaaaaacaacaaaaaaaaagtgagcagtgacacaactgaatgtgttgagaagcgatgatgatgatgatgatgacgactgTGAGGAAGACGCTGAGCAGAAAGGAAGAGTGTGAGCTGGCCCAGCGGGGGGAGGACAGCTGGAGAGGACTGCACAGCAGGATACACACTCAGGGGGAGGGGCCTCAACTCGCTGTCAATCATTCATTGGTCattttggggggggaggggcttcTGGGTAGCGGTGGTGGGCGGGGCCATAGTCTACCTGAGGTGACGCTGCTGGGCTTCCTCCACACGGCGGCGTTACCGTGGCTACCGTGGCTCCGCCCCCCGGCGTTGGCGCGCGCGGAGGCGGGCTTACCTGGCCTGGCCACCAGGGCGGCGGCGGCCACTGCACTCTGCAGCTGAGACGAATGCGAGAAGGAGTGGGTCACGCCACGCACCCCGACACCTGACGACTGCACACCGCTACGAGACAGCTGACCAGAGCCTtgagactgcagagagagagggaggagggagagagagagagagagggaggagggagagagagagagagagagagagagggaggagggagagagagagagagagagagagagaggagaaaaaaaaaaagatggaaattGGAGGGGGAATGATAATAACATTCTAGTCAGAACTTTTAATTTCCTGTATGGGACTGCAATTAAAATCACAATCAcagactcataaacacacacactcataatcacagactcacaaacacacacaggcccttctGATCTAAATTATTTTCTcccttgcatacacacacacactctctctctctctttctctcacctgtTTGATGGTGCAGGGTGACGGGTGATGTTGGTGCTGGCTCTGCTaatctgattctctctctcacacacacacacacacacacacacacacacacacacacacacacacacacacacacacacacacacacacacacacacacacacacacacactctcacctgttTGATGGTGGCGTGGTGACGGCCGATGTTGGTGTTGGCTCTGCTAATCTGGTGCTGCTGGAGAGATGAGCGCTGTTTCATCTGCTGGGCCacctgagagaggcagaggaggatgaTCAAGGGACAGCACTGAACCATGCCTTTAAGGGACCATGCCTTTAAGGGACAGCACTGAACCATGCCTTTAAGGGACAGCACTGAACCATGCCTTTAAGGGACTATGCCTTTAAGGGACAGCACTGAACCATGCCTTTAAGGGACCATGCCTTTTAGGAACCATGCCTTTAAGGGACCATGCATTTTAGGAACCATGCCTTTAAGGGACCATGCCTTTAAGGGACCATGCCTTTAAGGGACAGCACTGAACCATGCCTTTAAGGGACCATGCCTTTAAGGGACCTCTCTACTCTCTATCAAATAACTTAACAAGTATGCTGTGTTGTCTAGTTTAGGCTGACGTTTGACCAAACTGTACCGAGAATCAGTGTGACCCATCAGTGGTCGCCCGTGCAAAACGTATTAAGAGATTTGTTTAAAGGGCAATGAAACCCATCGTCAGCCTTAAAGCACTTTAACTGCCCAGTCATGAacatgtatatgtactgtacatgtgtcAAGACAAATACTGAAGCTTATTTTAGTCTTGAGCGGCCCCCTGGGCGTACCAGCTGGTCTGCCTTGATCAGGTGCATGGCGTTGGAggctgaggaggatgaggaggaggtctGTGCTGATGAAGAGGCGGCGGCGGCCGCCTGCTGCAGGATGCGCTGCTCgatctcctgctcctgctgcagggCCTTGACGAACGCCGCCTTCAGACGGTTGGTGTGCTCCGCCTTCAGGGCCCTCTTCTGATTGGACGCCATGCAGTGCTCGCACAGAGTGGCCCCGCCCTTGTCTCGACGCCAGCGGCAGGTGAAGTCGGTGTGGCACTGGGAACAGGTGAGAGGGTCGCGCGACGATGTTGACGCTGATGTTGACGCTGACGCCACGGCAACTGGCAAGCCCTGTTTGGCTGTAGGACAGAGACAGGAGAACTGTATAACTATTTTGTTATCATTCATGTATCCACTTTTCATTTCCTGAAAAAGAGCCATTTCAAATTCGTTTTTTAAGATTGGGACAGAGACATTCATTTTACTCTTATCTATTTATTTCAATTATATCATTTTGAatccatctttgtgtgtgtgtgtgtgtgtgtgtgtgtgtgtgtctgtctgtggtttgtgtggttggtgtctgtggtgagtgtgtggggtgtgtgtgtgtgtgtgtgtgtgtgtgtgtgttgtgtggtgtggtgtgtgtgtgtgtggtgtgggtgtgtgtgtgtgtgtgtgtggtgtgggtgtgtgtgtgtgtgtgtgtgtgtggtgtgggtgtgtgtgtgtgtgtggtgtgtgtgggggtgtgttgtttgtgggggtggtgtgtgtgtgtggtgtgggtgtgtgtgtgtgtgtgtgtgtgtgtgtgtgtgtgtgtgtgtgtgtgtgtggtgtgtgtgtgtgtgtgtgtggtgtgtgcggtgtggtgtgtgtggtgtggtgtggtgtgtgtgtacctcgccCCGAGCCCAATAGGTTCtgcaccacctcctccagcccCACCAGGTAGATGAACTCATTGTTGGCGGCCGAGGGCAGGAAGTTGAATTCGGGGGCGGGCGGCTTGGGGGGCGGGATCTCCAACAGCGTCTTCTCCAGCTGCTTCCGCAGCGCTAGCTTAGCCGCCGCCTGGCGGCTCGCCGGGGAGTCCGCATGGTTGCCCGCGATGATGCCGCCCGCCGACTGGGAGCTTAGCGACGACTTCATGTTGGTCGGGCTGGACTGGGGTTGACATGACAACGGGAAAATGTACAAATCATATGGCTGGacagacacaccaccacccaGTGGTCATTAAATCACACTTCAGCTgaactaaatacacacacacatgtagaaacaATCCTTCCGTGAGACGGGGGACTTCTGATACAAAGTCTGTGACTAAACTCTGACATTCAGTAGAGGGAACAGACTACACCCATGATAGCCATTACAACCACACTGGTCACCACACTGATCACTGGTCACCACACTGATCACcacactggtcactggtcaccaCACTGATCACcacactggtcactggtcactggtcagaCCAGTGTGCATTCAAGGGCTCAGTCAGTCAGACTTCAGGGTGTGTCTCACTTCTGAGTGTGGTGAAGATCCAAACCTcacatcctaacacacacacacacacacacactcagacacaaacacacccacacactcagacacaaacacacccacacactcatagacacacactcatacacacacacactcatagacacacactcatacacacacacactcatagacccaactcacacacactcatagacacacactcatacaaacacacccacacactcatagacacacactcatacacacacactcatagacacacactcatagacacacactcatacacactttcatagacacacactcatacacacactcatagacccaactcacacactcatagacacacaccaccccagcagccccagcagcccCATCCTGCCACCCTCCCGCGGGTGGGCGCTCACCTGGGAGATGTTGACGAGCATGCTGGTGGTGGGCACGTTGGCCACGCGGATGAGGCCGCCCGCCTGGAGCAGCTTATGGCCCTGGGCGCCGGGCACGGAGGCACGGGGCGCCAgcatgagaggggggggggcggagcccgagtgctgctgctggtggtgctggtggtgctggtgctgctggtgctgctgctggtgatggtggtgatggtggtggtgctgttGGCGGAGAGACTGCAGCTGCTGGGGGGACACAGAGATgggctggggagggggtggagatcGGGTGGGGTAAGATTCAAACATTTGTTTCTGCTTTTGACTAAGGGTGGCATCGTGGCACGTGTGTTAcaatggatctgtgtgtgtgtgtgtgtgtgtgtgtgtgtgtgtgtgtgtgtgtgtgtgtgtgtgtgtgtgtgtgtgtgtgcgtatctcaCCGGTGCTCCCCTGACTAAGGGTGGCATGATGACCTGGGAGTTCTGGGCGCCATGTTTGGACAACTGCTGGCCCCCTCTCACCAACGGAGGCGGGATCACCGTCCCCGAGCTGCGTCCTGACAACacctgtaaacaacaacaacaacaacaacaacgtttATAGACAACACCACCAATAAAAATAACATctgaagacaacaacaacaacaacaacagtgtacTCAACCACCAACAAACAACAGCTGCCCCTTCAGAGACCTGGCTCCGATACGAATACAGCTCACATACGACTCAGATACTTATGAGGCTCAGATAGGGCTCAGTTAATGCTCCGATACGAATACTGCTCACATACGACTCAGATACTGCAGATCAGATACTGCAGATCGGATACGAATGCGACTCAGATACTAATGCGGCTCAGATAAAGCTCAGATGCTAATGCGACTCAGATACTAATGCGACTCAGATACTAATGCGGCTCAGAGAAGGCTCAGATACTAATGCGGCTCAGATAAAGCTCAGATACTAATGCGACTCAGATACTAATGCGACTCAGATAAAGCTCAGGTATGGCTCATATTAAGCTCAGATACTAATGCGACTCAGATACTAATGCGACTCAGATAAGGCTCAGATACTAATGCGACTCAGATACTAATGCGACTCAGATACTAATGCGACTCAGATAAGGCTCAGATACTAATGCGACTCAGATACTAATGCGACTCAGATACTAATGCGACTCAGATACTAATGCGGCTCAGATACTAATGCGGCTCATATTAAGCTCAGATATGGCTCAGGTGCTGTTCTAAGGTGGGACTGGGGTGGGGCTCGTGGCTGTGGGTGTGGCTCGTGGCTGTGGGTGGGGCCATGGGTATGGGTGGGGCTAATGTTGCGGGAGAGAGTGTGCCgagatgggtgtgggtgtggctagtgttgtgggagggggggtggctAGTGATGATGGGTGTGGCCCTCACCTGCTGGGAGCCTTTGGCTGCTGTGAAGGATCCTCTCACCAGAGGGGGTGGAGTAGCAACAGAACCAGAGCccacagcctgagagagagagagagagagagagagagagagaggaagtgggagagagagagagagaaagagagggagagagagggggataggtagtgggagagagagagaggtagtgggagagagggagagagagagagagagagagagagagagagagagagagagagagagagagagagtgtaagagagaaagacagagagagaaagagagagggagggatagagagaggtagtgggagagagagagagagagagagagagagagggagggagagagagagagagagagagagagagagagagagggagggagagagagagggagtgggagagagagagagagaaagagagggagagagagggggataggtagtgggagagagagagaggtagtgggagagagggagagagagagagagagagagtaagagagaaagacagagagagaaagagagagggagggatagagagaggtagtgggagagagagagagagaaagagagggagagagagggggataggtagtgggagagagagagaggtagtgggagagagggagagagagagagagtaagagataaagacagagagaaagagagagggagggatagagagaggtagtgggagagagagagagagaaagagagggagagagggggataggtagtgggagagagagagaggtagtgggagagagggagagagagagagagagagagagagagagagtaagagagaaagacagagagagaaagagagagggagggatagagagaggtagtgggagagagagagagagagagagagagagagagagagagagagagagagagagagagagagagagaaagagagggagagagagagggagacgtagtgggagggagggagagagagagagagagaggtagtgggagagagaaagaaagaaagaaagaaagaaagaaagaaagaaagagagagagagagagagagagagaaaagacagagagagagagagagagagagagagagagagagagagagagagagagagagagagagagagtgtttggcAAGTCAGTGTGTGAATTTAGGTGTGTCCCTTGGGCAGATCGTCCTTCTGCATCTGACTCTGCCGCAGTCtcttcagcgtgtgtgtgtgtgtgtgtgtgtgtgtgtgtgtgtgtgtgtgtgtgtgtgtgtgtacaccttaTACAGACTGTTCTTCTGCATCTGACTCTGCCGCAgtctcttgtttgtgtgtgtgtgtgtgtgtgtgtgtgtgtgtgtgtgtaccttgggGAGGCTGTCCTTCTGCATCTgactctgtctcagtctcttcaGCAGCACCAGTTTGGCCTCCTCCAGACGCAGCTCCTGCTTCAGCTGCTTAATGATGCGCTCCCGCTCCTCTGGACtgctcttctacacacacacacacacacacacacacacacacacacacacacacacacacacacacacgtgtacacacacacacacacacacaggtgcacacacacacacacacacacacacacgtgcacacacacacacacgcagacacgcacacgtgtacaaacacacgcacgcacacacatatatgcgcgcatacacacgtgtacacacacacacacacacacacacacgcacacacgtgtacacacacacacacacacacacacagacacacaaatgttaCAAGCAAACAGAGTAAAGCCTACAGCTTATAATACATGTATTTGTACagcagcaatgtgtgtgtataaatgagagtgtgtgtgtgtataaatgagtgagtgtgtgtgtgtgtgtgtttgtgtataaatgagtgagtgtgagtgtgtgtacgcctCAGACTGAAAGCCCTAATCAGATGCTGCTGAGCAGCTCATACGAGGTGTCAGAAAGAAAAGTCATCACTGGCACAGGTACATGGGAGTTCTGCaagcaggtggtgtgtgtgtgtgtgtgtgtgtgtgtgtgtatatctgcgtGTGTACcattagcaggtgtgtgtgtgtgtgtgtgtgtgtgtgtaccattagcaggtgtgtttgtgtgtatgtgtgtgtgtgtctatatctgtgtgtgtaccattagtagttttgtgtgtgtgtgtgtgtgtgtgtgtgtgtgtgtgtgtgtgtgtgtgtgtgtatatatcgtGTGTACcattagcaggtgtgtgtgtgtgtgtgtctatatctgtgtgtgtaccattagcagttttgagtgtgtgtgtgtgtgtaccattagcagttttgagtgtgtgtgtgtgtgtgtgtgtgtgtgtgtgtgtgtgtgtgtgtatatatatatatatctgtgtgtgtaccattagcagttttgagtgtgtgtgtgtaacatcagcaggtgtgtgtgtgagtgtgagtgtgtgtgtaccatcaaCAGGTCCGTGTCCAACTCCTTGAAGTGGCCGTTCATCTGTGGACTGGGAGactcgttgtctgacaggacgatgacatcatcatcatcatcatcatcaggtgTGGGTGGACGCTTTTCTTTCTTAATCTCACTGGAGAAAataattcaaaacacacacattaacaaactgaaataaaagaaTTGCACCCATTGTTGTGGTTTATTAATAGTTCATCATTCACTAATCCACACCTAAGGACCTGCCAGAGGAACTTCAAAATCATGAAAAAGGACTCAGGGCCCTCAACCTCCCTTCACCTCAGCTGATCCCAACGCATGCAGTACCTCACGTGTCCACCAGAGGGCACCCACCGCAGCATGAGCGCCTGCTGTGTGCTTGAC from Clupea harengus chromosome 25, Ch_v2.0.2, whole genome shotgun sequence harbors:
- the LOC105909235 gene encoding transcriptional repressor p66-alpha-like isoform X3, producing the protein MSHRLTGAAVMSEDAVRRTRSQKRALERDSLSSPTTSPTAAAPEAEGKRARLEDAMESAGQEEWAERAERAERAERATRPRVEPVGRTSTLLSGAEVSATIKVEVQTGEEPMDMSATPKSEIKKEKRPPTPDDDDDDDVIVLSDNESPSPQMNGHFKELDTDLLMKSSPEERERIIKQLKQELRLEEAKLVLLKRLRQSQMQKDSLPKAVGSGSVATPPPLVRGSFTAAKGSQQVLSGRSSGTVIPPPLVRGGQQLSKHGAQNSQVIMPPLVRGAPPISVSPQQLQSLRQQHHHHHHHHQQQHQQHQHHQHHQQQHSGSAPPPLMLAPRASVPGAQGHKLLQAGGLIRVANVPTTSMLVNISQSSPTNMKSSLSSQSAGGIIAGNHADSPASRQAAAKLALRKQLEKTLLEIPPPKPPAPEFNFLPSAANNEFIYLVGLEEVVQNLLGSGRAKQGLPVAVASASTSASTSSRDPLTCSQCHTDFTCRWRRDKGGATLCEHCMASNQKRALKAEHTNRLKAAFVKALQQEQEIEQRILQQAAAAASSSAQTSSSSSSASNAMHLIKADQLVAQQMKQRSSLQQHQISRANTNIGRHHATIKQSQGSGQLSRSGVQSSGVGVRGVTHSFSHSSQLQSAVAAAALVARPGVTMAYVNPSLSVHKTSSSSSAVERQREYLLDMLPSRTLSQTANTWK
- the LOC105909235 gene encoding transcriptional repressor p66-alpha-like isoform X1 — translated: MSHRLTGAAVMSEDAVRRTRSQKRALERDSLSSPTTSPTAAAPEAEGKRARLEDAMESAGQEEWAERAERAERAERATRPRVEPVGRTSTLLSGAEVSATIKVEVQTGEEPMDMSATPKSEIKKEKRPPTPDDDDDDDVIVLSDNESPSPQMNGHFKELDTDLLMKSSPEERERIIKQLKQELRLEEAKLVLLKRLRQSQMQKDSLPKAVGSGSVATPPPLVRGSFTAAKGSQQVLSGRSSGTVIPPPLVRGGQQLSKHGAQNSQVIMPPLVRGAPPISVSPQQLQSLRQQHHHHHHHHQQQHQQHQHHQHHQQQHSGSAPPPLMLAPRASVPGAQGHKLLQAGGLIRVANVPTTSMLVNISQSSPTNMKSSLSSQSAGGIIAGNHADSPASRQAAAKLALRKQLEKTLLEIPPPKPPAPEFNFLPSAANNEFIYLVGLEEVVQNLLGSGRAKQGLPVAVASASTSASTSSRDPLTCSQCHTDFTCRWRRDKGGATLCEHCMASNQKRALKAEHTNRLKAAFVKALQQEQEIEQRILQQAAAAASSSAQTSSSSSSASNAMHLIKADQLVAQQMKQRSSLQQHQISRANTNIGRHHATIKQSQGSGQLSRSGVQSSGVGVRGVTHSFSHSSQLQSAVAAAALVARPGKPASARANAGGRSHGSHGNAAVWRKPSSVTSGVTMAYVNPSLSVHKTSSSSSAVERQREYLLDMLPSRTLSQTANTWK
- the LOC105909235 gene encoding transcriptional repressor p66-alpha-like isoform X2, with translation MSHRLTGAAVMSEDAVRRTRSQKRALERDSLSSPTTSPTAAAPEAEGKRARLEDAMESAGQEEWAERAERAERAERATRPRVEPVGRTSTLLSGAEVSATIKVEVQTGEEPMDMSATPKSEIKKEKRPPTPDDDDDDDVIVLSDNESPSPQMNGHFKELDTDLLMKSSPEERERIIKQLKQELRLEEAKLVLLKRLRQSQMQKDSLPKVLSGRSSGTVIPPPLVRGGQQLSKHGAQNSQVIMPPLVRGAPPISVSPQQLQSLRQQHHHHHHHHQQQHQQHQHHQHHQQQHSGSAPPPLMLAPRASVPGAQGHKLLQAGGLIRVANVPTTSMLVNISQSSPTNMKSSLSSQSAGGIIAGNHADSPASRQAAAKLALRKQLEKTLLEIPPPKPPAPEFNFLPSAANNEFIYLVGLEEVVQNLLGSGRAKQGLPVAVASASTSASTSSRDPLTCSQCHTDFTCRWRRDKGGATLCEHCMASNQKRALKAEHTNRLKAAFVKALQQEQEIEQRILQQAAAAASSSAQTSSSSSSASNAMHLIKADQLVAQQMKQRSSLQQHQISRANTNIGRHHATIKQSQGSGQLSRSGVQSSGVGVRGVTHSFSHSSQLQSAVAAAALVARPGKPASARANAGGRSHGSHGNAAVWRKPSSVTSGVTMAYVNPSLSVHKTSSSSSAVERQREYLLDMLPSRTLSQTANTWK